One genomic segment of Vulgatibacter sp. includes these proteins:
- a CDS encoding VWA domain-containing protein, translating into MIDACLIETDAYDRDARAKALTGPAVETLCEKGARVTPHFRALLEDLFAICFKLRVRVREGGPRSAALNRRILSAVLQADGIDELRASSALDPVRAASGAMGIARAALQELKKGEALTDEELLDQAALAHAEGKLGELDELARSLPDEPGADSMRRRIERERERQQEQVDDLASRVDRAMEDLPFLERRVTQATARAADALEEEEEAARAFTEKMGVSSSGSAAERLELAEKLRGNDKLRKLANLAGAFRRDALAARKKRVRRASSEVHKVGRGAELSRLLPAELSAFVDPRRKLDFLRRMAERDLAEYELVGADRGGRGPMVICVDASGSMNGPRELWAKAVSLALLEVARRQNRCVEAIVFAGREARLERFSLLDGKKNRGGRRVPQLPSLLDFATCFPGGGTDFEKPISAAVEVLESAKMKGGDIVFVTDGEAPIREGFAEDIKWLQKKHDFTIYGVLIDDPSVAAKRPAPGAVRPEIERAARELRKITDRITTVHRLTSGAVKDLFERI; encoded by the coding sequence TTGATCGACGCCTGCCTCATCGAAACCGATGCCTACGACCGCGACGCGCGGGCGAAGGCCCTCACCGGCCCCGCCGTCGAGACGCTCTGCGAGAAGGGCGCGCGGGTCACGCCGCACTTCCGCGCGCTCCTCGAGGATCTCTTCGCCATCTGCTTCAAGCTGCGGGTGCGCGTGCGGGAGGGCGGTCCGCGCTCCGCGGCGCTCAACCGCCGCATCCTCTCGGCGGTGCTCCAGGCCGACGGCATCGACGAGCTCCGCGCTTCGTCCGCCCTCGATCCGGTGCGGGCCGCGAGCGGGGCCATGGGCATCGCCCGGGCCGCGCTGCAGGAGCTGAAGAAGGGCGAGGCCCTCACCGACGAGGAGCTCCTGGACCAGGCGGCCCTCGCCCACGCGGAAGGCAAGCTCGGTGAGCTCGACGAGCTCGCCCGATCGCTGCCCGACGAGCCCGGCGCGGATTCGATGCGCCGGCGGATCGAACGGGAGCGGGAGCGGCAGCAGGAGCAGGTCGACGATCTCGCCTCCCGCGTCGATCGCGCCATGGAGGACCTGCCCTTCCTCGAGCGCCGGGTGACGCAGGCCACCGCCCGCGCCGCCGACGCGCTGGAGGAGGAAGAGGAGGCGGCCCGCGCCTTCACCGAGAAGATGGGCGTCTCCAGCTCGGGCTCCGCCGCGGAGCGCCTCGAGCTGGCGGAGAAGCTGCGCGGCAACGACAAGCTGCGCAAGCTCGCCAACCTCGCCGGCGCCTTCCGGCGCGACGCGCTGGCGGCGCGGAAGAAGCGGGTGCGCCGCGCCTCGAGCGAGGTCCACAAGGTGGGCCGCGGGGCGGAGCTGTCGCGGCTCCTGCCGGCGGAGCTCTCGGCCTTCGTCGATCCCCGGCGCAAGCTCGACTTCCTCCGCCGCATGGCCGAGCGTGATCTCGCCGAGTACGAGCTGGTCGGCGCCGATCGTGGCGGGCGCGGCCCGATGGTGATCTGCGTCGACGCCTCCGGCTCGATGAACGGACCGCGGGAGCTCTGGGCAAAGGCCGTGTCGCTGGCGCTGCTCGAGGTGGCCCGCAGGCAGAACCGCTGCGTGGAGGCGATCGTCTTCGCGGGCCGCGAGGCGCGGCTCGAGCGCTTCTCGCTCCTCGACGGCAAGAAGAACCGCGGCGGGCGCCGCGTGCCCCAGCTGCCCTCGCTCCTCGACTTCGCCACCTGCTTCCCAGGCGGCGGCACCGATTTCGAGAAGCCGATCTCCGCAGCGGTGGAGGTGCTCGAGAGCGCCAAGATGAAGGGCGGCGACATCGTCTTCGTCACCGACGGCGAGGCGCCGATCCGCGAGGGCTTCGCGGAAGACATCAAGTGGCTGCAGAAGAAGCACGACTTCACCATCTACGGCGTGCTCATCGACGACCCATCGGTGGCGGCGAAGCGCCCGGCCCCGGGCGCGGTGCGCCCGGAGATCGAGCGGGCCGCGCGGGAGCTGCGCAAGATCACCGATCGGATCACCACCGTGCACCGGCTCACGTCGGGCGCGGTGAAGGATCTCTTCGAGCGGATCTGA
- a CDS encoding YaiI/YqxD family protein has translation MRIWIDADACPGAVKEIVLRAVQRLQVPVVFVANAPLNLPRSPLISTVQVGKGLDVADLHIAEQAEKGDLAVTHDIPLAAALVKKGVVTMDPRGELFTEESIDERLSVRDFMQELRESGVMSGGPKSFGPQDKQRFAATFDREIGRLVRR, from the coding sequence ATGCGGATCTGGATCGATGCGGATGCCTGCCCCGGGGCGGTGAAGGAGATCGTGCTGCGGGCGGTGCAGCGGCTGCAGGTGCCGGTGGTCTTCGTGGCCAACGCGCCCCTGAACCTGCCGCGCTCGCCGCTGATCTCCACGGTGCAGGTGGGCAAGGGGCTGGACGTCGCCGACTTGCACATCGCCGAGCAGGCAGAGAAGGGCGACCTCGCCGTCACCCACGACATCCCCCTGGCTGCGGCGCTGGTGAAGAAGGGCGTGGTGACCATGGACCCGCGCGGCGAGCTCTTCACCGAGGAGAGCATCGACGAGCGGCTCTCGGTGCGCGACTTCATGCAGGAGCTGCGGGAAAGCGGGGTGATGTCCGGCGGGCCGAAGAGCTTCGGGCCCCAGGACAAGCAGCGCTTCGCCGCCACCTTCGATCGGGAGATCGGGC